In Citrus sinensis cultivar Valencia sweet orange chromosome 3, DVS_A1.0, whole genome shotgun sequence, the sequence TTTGTCTTTCCAACCTTCCATCCAGTGGTGTGAACTTTGATGAGAAAGGTGATTATTATGATAATGagattacataaaaaaaatgtttggtaTACGTCAAGTAGAATGGGCTTGTTTGGATTCTTGATCTAAAGTCCTTatcttttttcccctttttttttctaaacgATTTAAAATCTTCCTTAATGTTATCTAATATGACATATTGACATTTAACTGCACCCTGCTTGTTCTTCGACATGGCAGTTGAAACTTTTGCTAAAGCTCTGCCAAACCCATTGCTACGAGCATCATCAAGTTTTAGCTTTGAAGCAAAGTGGAGCAGGAGAGGGAATGTTGATGAACATGCAGTTGGCAAGTGACACCTAGGTAAGTGCTTCCAGCATGTAAAGAATAATCAAGAGAACTGGAAATCAACATCAAATGTTGATATGATATCAACATAGAAGAAGACAAGTGTCTACAAATAAACGATGCGATTACTAATAATCTTCACCATAAGCATCAAGGTTTCAGAGAAACCAAGTAGTAAGTACCATCTATATTTTACACAGACTTTGATTATATATACAATATAGATAGATAGAACTTAGAACACATTCAATCTAGTTTAGCTCAATCTTCATGCATGCACATATGACCAGAAACCAACCCAGTCAGCCCACTTATTCTGCAGTACTTCTTCAATTTAATATGAAGCTACAGCACCGGGTTTGCAGCTGTTTATTCCAGAAACATCAATATCCACCCAGATCTCATTTACACGACCAATGAACTGCAATGGAGGACTATACTGTGCAACCGAGTAAGCATAACCGCTATCTGAAGAAGTAGAGTTAGCCCAAGGAGACCTCCTCAAGCTGAAGGAAAGGTTATCTGCCTCTTTCACGATGACTTCATCAATTGCAAATCCAGAAAACTTCCTGACAGCAACACAGTGACTGTCCCATTCAAAGGGATTCAGATGAATTTCTGGTAAGGGCGTTGGAGGATCAGATTGGAACTTGTCAGGCAAGTACAAAGTCACAACATAGGCATACGAGTGAAGAGGACCAGCTCCTGGAACTAAGCTTGTAACAATAGGAGAGGTCATTGCAATCCGAGAGTTGTTTAGATTGGCACCTTGAATGTATTGGAACAACCTGCAAAAGCAACAATAAAGAACATCATGGTCGTGCTAAATTGCCAATACAACAAAAAGTGCTAGACCGACGGTAACTGTTGTgcttgtatttaattttgaaaaacacgTGCATTTGACAGCTATTTACTAATCTTTATTAGTCACCTATCCCGCTTATTAGACTTGATGGCCGCTGATTCTATTTCAAAGCAGGTGTTATAAATCAACCAAACACAAATTGCTTTGGTCA encodes:
- the LOC102606954 gene encoding uncharacterized protein LOC102606954, whose amino-acid sequence is MEGASKLMKLATLLCMVVLCKAIESPQYAVVHEESDFEVRLYSQSTWMSACVREELSFAKATLLGFHRLFQYIQGANLNNSRIAMTSPIVTSLVPGAGPLHSYAYVVTLYLPDKFQSDPPTPLPEIHLNPFEWDSHCVAVRKFSGFAIDEVIVKEADNLSFSLRRSPWANSTSSDSGYAYSVAQYSPPLQFIGRVNEIWVDIDVSGINSCKPGAVASY